A part of Paraburkholderia azotifigens genomic DNA contains:
- a CDS encoding IS5 family transposase — protein MSKRRPYPTDVSDEEWHFAAPYLTLMNKDAPQRRYELREMFNALRWIVRAGAPWRLLPNDFPPWEMVYQQTQRWIQAGCFEAMVSDLRSIIRVAQGRQGQPSAVILDGRTLQSTCESGPRAGYDGYKRKQGSKVHMAVDTLGQLLAVHVTPANEQERAQVGELARQVQQATGQTVKVAFADQGYTGEEPAQAALDEGIELQVIKLAEAKKGFVLLPRRWVVERSFGWLNRFRRLARDYERLPETLAGLHFVIFAVLMLVHFGNLTKSA, from the coding sequence ATGAGCAAACGCCGCCCCTACCCAACGGATGTATCGGATGAAGAATGGCACTTCGCCGCGCCGTATTTGACCTTGATGAACAAAGACGCACCGCAGCGTCGATACGAACTGCGCGAAATGTTCAACGCGCTTCGCTGGATCGTGCGCGCGGGTGCACCCTGGCGCCTGTTGCCCAATGACTTCCCGCCGTGGGAGATGGTCTATCAGCAAACGCAACGCTGGATTCAGGCGGGTTGTTTCGAGGCCATGGTCAGCGATTTGCGTTCGATCATACGAGTCGCACAGGGGCGCCAGGGGCAGCCCAGCGCGGTGATTCTCGATGGGCGCACGCTGCAGTCGACGTGCGAGAGCGGGCCGCGAGCCGGTTATGACGGATACAAGCGCAAACAAGGCAGCAAGGTCCATATGGCCGTCGATACTCTGGGGCAGTTGCTTGCTGTGCATGTAACACCAGCCAATGAACAGGAGCGTGCACAGGTCGGCGAGCTTGCGCGTCAGGTCCAGCAGGCCACCGGCCAGACAGTGAAAGTCGCGTTTGCCGATCAGGGATATACCGGCGAGGAACCTGCGCAGGCCGCGCTTGACGAGGGAATTGAGCTTCAAGTGATCAAACTGGCGGAAGCGAAAAAGGGCTTTGTCCTGTTGCCGCGCCGCTGGGTTGTAGAGCGCAGCTTCGGCTGGTTGAATCGCTTTCGTCGACTCGCGCGCGATTACGAGCGCTTGCCAGAAACACTTGCCGGGCTTCACTTCGTCATCTTTGCCGTTCTGATGCTCGTCCATTTCGGAAACCTCACCAAAAGTGCCTAA